The genomic region CCCCCGTCCCATCCCCGGCGTGCCCTCCACCCGCTTGGTGCCCCTCCCGGGAGGGGACCCACACACCCTGCAGTGTGGACACAGACGTGTCGGAACTGCAGTCACGGCAGAGAAAACGTCTAGGTCATATTAGTACAAATAGAAATAATGACTCCCCCCACAAAAAACCTTTCATTATATCACATCAGAAGCATGAACCTTGACCCTGGGAAGTGTAGACATGGGGAACAAGCATCTGTGAGGGGACCCAGGTGGTGGATAAGGTTTCTTTCAACTCTGGGCAGAGCGATAGAACAGAAGGTATCTAGCGGGTGTGTGTTGCGTGGACGTGTcgtggatgaataaataaagactcTTGCGGTCTGTCCTCATCAACGATGGCCCAGGTCTCCGAGAGGAAGCCCTTCCAAGGAGAGTAGGATGTCCCCTTTCTAGAAAGCACTGGCAACCCCACAAGTAGATCCCCACGGGCACTGAGCATCATTCCCAGTGGGAAGGAACGTCTTATCACATTCAAGCGACAGATTCTTTTCAGTTAGACTTCTGGAATTGCATCCTCTCCCCTGGAGATTCAGCTTGTATAGTGTTAATTTGGAGACTGAAAATGTGATGTCTAAGCATTAAAAACGTGAATGACACAGAACTCACTCTGCACATCAAGGCCATCTGTAATCCCTGTGAAGATgcctgaaaaaaagtgaaagttgctcagccgtgtcctactctctgtgaccccatggactgtacggtccatggaattctctaggccagaatactggagtgggtagccattcccctctccagggcatcttcccaacccagggattgaacccaggtctcctgcattgtagaccgactctttaccaactgagccacaagggaagccccagtgaagaTGCCTACGTGTAGCTCTATTTCCACGTGGCCTCTGTACTTTTAAATGTAAGGACAAGGCCGATCAAGTTGTGACTAAAGCTCACAGACACGCACTGTCCCCGCCGTCCACTGAAGGGGACGCTCCCCAAACGGAGGTTCAAGGGAACGGCCCTGGTCCTTCCCACACGGCAGGAAAGGACGACGGCTCGGTACCCTTTCCGGCTGGCggggcccctccctgcccaggttGCTGCTGGCCCTTGTGGACGCACCTCCCTGCTTCCTGCCTGTGTCTCGAGTGCTAACCTCAGAAGAGCTCCTTCCCGCACCCACGGCCCCACGGGGCTCCCCCTCTCCTTCGAGGAACCCCTTTGCCACCAGCTCTGTCCCCCCTTTAACCACAAGGGCAGGACGGCTGTCCCAGCAGCAGAGCTGCCCCAGGGGCGCCCCCGTCCCCGCTGACCACCGAAACAGACAGGAGGACAGGGCAGACGCAGCCCCGCGCTCCctgcccgccccctgcccccggtTCGGCTGCAGCGGCTCGAGATGAAAGGCCATCCAGTGTAGACGGTCAGTGACCCCCATTTGAAATCCATTCTTACTGTGGACAGGTGTTGGGAGATACAGggtaaagaaacctccttttGTGGCTCAGAGGCTGCAGGAGGGAAAGAGACGGGGCTCTGGCCACCCTGGGGGCCTCCCGCCAGGCCCCTGCCCTATCCACGCTGCCGGTGAGTGCGGGCCTGACTGGCGCCCCAGGGGCCACAGGCCAGTGAGAGGCCCTCACCTGTCCCCGTGGTGAGTGCAGAGAGCCACAAAGAACAGCACGGTAAGTGTCGCTGGACTATCAGGGGCCCCTGGGGAACCACGGGGCCCTGAGGGGCCTTCCAGCTGTGCTGCAGCCGGCAGCtgtgtggggcgggggcggggcggggcgggcagcTGTGCGAGGCAGGCGGCCCCAGGCGGCCCAGGCCAGGCACACAGAGAGCCCTGATGAGCCCTGATGGAAGCGCGGGCTCATGGCATCTGCAGAGGCCTCACGTGGAGCCTGGCTTCGATTCTGGCCACTCTGTTGAGAGCCGGGGTCGTCCGGGAGGCCGTGCAAGGTGGGCCGGCCCTGAGGATCTGCTCTGGCGGCCCAAGGGGTGGGGGGCTGCTGTGTCCCCTCGCCTCTTTGCCCAGCGTGTCCTCGGTCACCCTGAGGTGGGGGGGCTGGACCGAATACGCCTTGGCCCCAGGACACTTCTtggaaatatctttttaaaataaaccccCGACATAAGCTTGTTTTCGTTTGCCTCTTGACCCAAGAAGCCGAGTTCAAAAATAAATCTCAGTAATTCTGGGTTCTCCCCGACGACGAAGGTGCTGAGAAGGCAAGGTTCTGGGGGGGCTCCTCCCCACAGCAGCACACGTGTTCACAGCCTATTGTTCTGGAGCCCTAAACTCACTGTTTGCTGGGGTTCCCGGGGTCCTCTGTGCAGTCACCCCATAGCCGTCAGGACGGGGCCAGCCCCGCTGGAGACCCTGGGAGCAGGCGGGGGTCCCCGGCGCCTGCTGCCCTTTGCAGCCTGGCCGGAGCCGGCCTGGATGAGGCCTCAGTCCACCCCCTGGCACACGGGCTCCAGCTCAGGTCAGGAGCGGCCCGGAGGAACCCCGGTCCTCCCGGCCTTCACCAGGGTAAAAATACTCCTGCAGGGCCTCGCCCGCTCTGTACAAACAAGTCAGCGAGGCCCCGGGACTCTGGGCTTTGTTTAAGTTGGCATCTTCGCCCAAGAGAGCCGGCCACCCACCCAGGCCGCTCCCCGCCCCAAAGGGCGGCGGCTGTCAGACAGCCTCCGGGTCGTCTTAGAACTCCGGGCGGCAGGGCAAGGGCCGCCACCGCGTGGGTAGGAGTCCGGGTACTGTGCCCCTGCACAGACTTTCCTAAGAATGCCCCGGAACGTGGAGGATCAGGTCAGAGCGGACCTGGTCAGGCCTCAGCCCCAGCTTTGAGGCCTCAGGCAGTGACCACACACACCTCTCCGCTCCCTAAACCTTCAGATGCGATCAGAGTATCTGCCTCACAGGGACGAAGGAATCCCCTCGCGCCCACAAGGGCCGGCTCAAAGAGAGGGTTATCTGCAGGGACAAGTTGCCTGTCTTTCCCCAAAGGGGTGTGggtctgccctgccctgcccagcaggTCTACAGAGCAGCTCCTTGTGGCCCCGCtggtgggatgtgtgtgtgtgtgtgtgtcagagatcAGATCCTTGTGGCCctgccaggtgtgtgtgtgtgtgtgtgtgcgcgcgcacccCTGGAATGCTACAGCCGCTCCTTTGAACTTGGTGGGATCTAAATTTGGAGTCTTTGCTTTAATATTAGCTGCTGGCTAAGctattgtgtgtttattttcttaagccCTTTCGGAGATTGCCTCCCTCCCAGAAAGGTCTGAATCAGACATCCCGCAGGACGGTATTAACAAGCTCTGGAAACGCGGTGCGAGGAGGGGCTcgtggaggggggaggagggaggtcagGACGACTCTCATCAGGTTCCTCGCCTGATGACGAGCCCGAGCTTCCAAAAGGACGAGGGGCCAGCCAGCCCTTAGATGGACGCCGCCTCTCGCCCCCTCCACTAGGATGGTGTGCCTGCGTGAGCTGAGGCTGCTTCTGAGGGCAAGTGTGGGCATCCCAGCCCGGTGTCCACAGGAGCAGTGACACGCACGAAACGTCACGACCCCAGTGTATCTTCAGCTCCATCGAGCCCCTCCAGCTGGGCCCACGAGAGAGAGGGGGGCTCGGAGAGGGTCCGTGGGAAAGCTCAGACCCTCTCCTCTGACTCACAGGGCCTTTGACAGGAGATGACATTGACTTCATGCATCAGCAGAAATAAAAGCCAGGGCCCTCGTTTCTCGGAAACCATTATCTGCAGCTGTTTCAACTCAGCCCATTAAGGTGCCCAGCGTCCGGCGTCTCGAGCCTGGACTTAGCGATCCGAGACACTGATTCAAGAGATGGGGCTGGTTATGCCCCTGCCCCGCCAAAGCCATTCCCTGGGGGCCGTCCCCAGCTGCTCCCCACTCCCCGCAGGGGCAGGAGCAGAGGAAGGAAGCTGTAATCTCTGCTCCTAGAAGTTTTTTACTTTAGAAACGTCCCTCCCAGCAGCTATCTTCAAAGTATACTCTGCAGCTGGTGCAGGCCAAGGAGGAAGTGGCTTGTCCCTCCTCGTTTCAGGATGCTTTCTGGGGACACTCAGCACGGCTGGGAGCCAGAGGCCACGGGCACAGGTAGATGGTGCTGAGAACTTGGTAATGACCCCCCTGAGCCCCTGAGACCCCGGCCCCAGCCTGAGCCAGGGTTCAGCTGAGCATGTGTTCTTAACGTCACTCCAGTCCTtatttgtgtgtgttggggggcttCGTCGGGCTTTGCTGCAGCGCACCAGACCTGTGTTGCATCATGGGGGAGTTTTCATCACAGCACTCAGACTCTAGTTGTGGgttatgggctctagagcactagAGCTTAATTGCcccgtggcaggtgggatcttagtcccccgaccagggatcaaacccacgtcccctgcactgcagagtgagagtgaagtagctcagtcatttccgattctttgtgaccccacgggctgtagcctactaggctcctccatccccgggattctccaggcaagaatgctggagtgggttgccatttccttctccagggtatcttcccgacccagagattgaacccaggtctccctcactgtaggcagacgctttaccatctgagccaccagggaagacattccattgcaaggtggattcttaaccactggaagacCAGGTAACTCTCTCCAGTCATTAactccctgcagaaggaaagcaGGTGAGATTGTGTGGCAGGTGTGATGGCCAAGCCGGCAGTGTGTGCTCACAGGGACAGGTTTCCACAAGTGTTTTCCTACCGCCCATGCTCCTCCAGAACCTCACCACTCCCCCGTGAAGAGGCGTGAGCCCTACTGGAACCGGCTGTCCTGAGAGGCCACACCTCTCCCACGGGACTCCAGGAAGTCCCGCCTTTGGCCGCCAGGGACCCCAGCCCTGGTCCTCAGCAGCCACGAGAcagctccccccaccaccacccctccccaacTGGGCCGTCCCACAAGCCAGACTCTCCAGCCCAGGACCGGGGCACACcttcccagctccctgaccaTACCGAGCCTCCTGAGTGGATAGCTATTGGGGCTTTACGCCCCCAGGTGTGAATGGTCTGCTCAGAGATACCCGGGCCGCCTCCTGTTCTTGTGCCTTGCTCTCTGGGGGGGTCTGCCCCAGCACACTTCTGCAAGCCCGGCTCATCTGTCTCTCCATCAGGTACCTCCAGGTCCTCGTGCAAAACAGAATGGAGGTCTGAAGAGCTGCGGCATTGCTGCTCTGTTTCCAGGGTGGAAACACCCCTTTTATGTCTCCCTGGTCCGGGACTTGCCTGGTCAGGTTACAAAGGGCCTCGGGCTTCGGTGCTTGTGGGACCACCCTCCTGATCTGTGTATCTTGTACTGTTGTTCTTAGAAAGCCTCCCCAAACTAAGCTCTGTGCAAAACGTAGGAGCTGCCCCGTTCTTGTCTCTCCCCAGACGGGAAGATAGCTGCCCCCACCTCCCGGGCCCCCCAACCCTCCCCGCTACCCATCACACCATGGGTGCCCTGCTGTTGGGACCGGAAGCATCTCCGCGGGACTCGTGAGCCACAGCCCAGGGCGGGTGAGAAGGAAAACCGTCAATCTGTCACGAAAACATATCAGATGTACAAGAAGGAGCCTTGGAGAACCGGGAGCAAAATCTGACAGAATTAAAGGCAGACAGATGCCTCTACTGGGGCGGTGGGTGTTTTAACATCTAAATCGCTTGTTCTCTCAGCAACTGGCAGAACTAGACCAAAAAACAGACACGGATGTTCTGAACAAAACCCTAATCCCCCTGCCCTCGTGGATGTGGGGTCCAGGCCTCCTGTGTCCAGCTGTCCCAAGAATGGAGCTGGGGTCTGCTCTGCAGGCCCCAGCGGGGCCACACCATCCCGCCGCACCTGGGACCTTCCCCACCCGAGAGTCGGCAAGGGAAACGGCAGGTCTGTGGGCACAGGGTCCCATAGCGGCGGTGACCACCCCGAGCTTCAGGGAGACACCCGCGGAAAATGTCAAGGGTCAGGACCACGGTTAGACCGCAGCAGAGGACCCTTTCTATGGGCTCGTggtgggcgggggtgggaggggtgggggttggtcagtttagagagaaacacaACGGCCGTGACTTCCCCTCTGAGTGGAGACCCCGTGTGCGGGCTCTGGAAGCTGAGTTTGCAGTAGCTGAGACCCCGGGCTGCAGAAGTGAGTACCTGCCGCCCCACCCACGTCAGGTGGGATGGCCCTCTGCCAGCCACGTCGTGAGGCCACGTTCGGGCCTGGGGGTGCAGCTGCGTCACCCTCTGCTTCCCGAGTCACCGTCCCTCCTGCCCCTGCCAGGCCTGCGGCACCCCGGCGGCCGGGCAGCGGTGTCTGGGGACAGGTAGGCACTGGACGAGCCACACTGGCCGTGCTAGTCGTCCTCCGTCTTCCGGCGCCGGGGGGGTGACTCGGCCCTGGACGGCCTGCGAGCGCTCAGCCTCCTCCGGAGGGAGGAGAACGTGTCCCCCAGGACCCTGCGCAGCCCCGCGCCGTCGCGGCCACAGGGCAGGTCCTGCCGGGAGGCCGGGAGCCGCCCCGTGAACAGGTCCCAGGGGGCCAGCGCGTCCACGGCGCCATCCACCCGCTCCAGCTCCCCCTCGCTCACGTCCCTCTCCAGGGCCTGGATGCAGGCGGCCAGCCAGCGCCCGTGCTCTGCCAGGGCCTCCCCCGGGCCCTCCGCGGCTGCCAGGGAGCCCAGCCCGTCCTCAGCATCCAGCTCGAGGCCCGCGGGGAAGGCCTGGCTCCAGGCGTCGGGGGACAGGGGCTCCGACAGGCTGCTGCCCGGCTCCGAGTCGCTCTCACAACACAGCCCCGAGTCTGCACTGCAGGGAAGGGTGTCCTCCGACACAGACGGTTCCCCCACCGCCGCTGGGCTCGGCTGCGTCCCTGCTGCCGCTTGTGTCCAGGCGTAGAGTCTCTACGAGGGAGAGACACAGGCTGAGCTGGCCTGACCGGCCACGTCCCTTGCCAGGGAGCCGCCAGGAGACCCACTCGAGGAGACCCCACCATGCCCGTGACCCCGGGCAGATGTCAGACTAGAACCTCTAAAGACAGCAAACTTGCAGGAGCTTTGCAAGCCTGACATATTATTCACGGTTTtcatgatgaatggataaggatgtgtcacatatatacaatggactgttactcatacaatggaatattactcagccattaaaaaaagaatgccatttgtagcaacatggatgcaattagattatcatactaagtgaagtgagtcagaaagagaaaggacagaggcCATATGAGATCACGTATGTGTGGACTCCGAAATACGGCACTAATGAGCCTATCTATGCAACGGACTCACAGAGAAGATTTTCCATTGCCAAGGGGtaaagggtgggggagggaagcaatgggagtttgggattagcatatacaattatatataggATGCATAAGCAAGgtcttgctgtatagcacaggaaactttaGTCAGTGTCTTGggataaagcataatggaaaagaatatgaaaaagaatacatatgtatataactgaatcactctgtgaCTCAGAAATTAACAGTGTAAATAAACTATGCTTCcaataagagaagagaaaaagaaaaggaatcaccACCTGCCTGTGACCTGTGAATTCAGAGCCCCGTCCCCGGGTCTGCAATGGGGCCGATGACCCTGGCTCCCTGGGCCCTTCCGGGCCCCGCTCCCCGCGGCTCCTCGAGCCGGCAGCAGAGGGCAGCACCGCCCGCCGGCCCGGCCCCTGCCCGGGTGGGCGGGATTACTCGCTGCCCGCCCCTCCACGGCCGCTCTGGCTTCCTCCGCTCCCGTCTCCGCCCAAGCAGGGAGAAAGCGATGCTGCGCGGCCCCTCGGTGAGGCCGGCGCCGCCCGCGGACAGCCGTGCAAGGACGGGTCTAGCACGCGGTCAGTGCCCGGTAGAGACCGGCTCTAATTAGAGTTGCTgggaaacagaggagcctggcgcccCCGATCCCCCTCCGCCGCGGGACAGCCCCCAGCACCCGGCCAGGCGCCCGGCCGAGGACTCAGCCGGATCCCGAAAGTTCCCGGAGTGACAGCGCGGGCGTCCACACCGCGCCTTGCCCCCTCACCTCGttcccgccccggccccgccccctcaccTCGttcccgccccggccccgcccatTCACCGCGTTCCTGCCCCGCCCACTCACCTTGTACCTGTCCACCAGCCTGAAGCCCAGCAGGTGCTGCAGCTTGCGCAGGCAGATGGGGCAGAGGTCCAGGGGCCGGCGCAGGGCCTCGTCCACGCGCAGCGCGCCCTGCATGAGGCACCGGAGCCAGCGGCAGTTTCCCAGGCCCAGGAGGTGACACAGCTCGTGGCACGTGACCTGAGGGAGACGGGGCCACCGCCTTGCAGCCTGGAGCCCGCCGCCCACCAGAACCCCGGGACCCCTGGGGAGGGGCACACGCTGGCAGAAAGGCCAGCTCTGGGGGCCTGGCAGCATGGAGGTTTGGACATCAAAGAGGCAAGGGCtcaaatcccagccctgcctcttgagagccGTGTGACTGTGGACAGAGCACTTGGCGTCTCTGAGCCTTAGTGTCCATACTCCCTAAAGTGACGGGTGGTCAGCACATTGTGAGGAGTGGCTGTCCATGCACGTCCTTCTGTCCGACTCCACCTCCCAGCCTCTCCCGGGAGCTTGCCGAGCCCCCAGCCCTTCCCCCTTCCTGTCGGCCGTCCTCTCCCACCACCTCAGCAGCACCTGGCCCCCGTCCTCTCCCACCACCTCAGCAGCACGGCCCCCGGCCCCTGTCCGCCGTCCTCTCCACCACCTCAGCAGCACCTGGCCCCCGGCCCCTGGCCCCCGTCCTCTCCACCACCTCAGCAGCACGGCCCCCGGCCTCCACACCCACCTTGCAGCACTGGACCATCCCCAGGGCGCTGAAGCACATGGCCTGGCCTCCATCCTGCAGGGGCACCTCGGGGCCATCGGCAGCCGCCTCCGCCTCCACCTCCACCAGGTCAGGCGTGCTGGGCCCTCGCGGCAGGAACTCCCCTGAGAACCGGGCAAAGCTGCAGACGCCCACTTCTGGGGGAAGGCAGAGAGGCGGGGGTGCCAGGCGTGGTCTCAGCTCAGGGAGCCCAGGGGCAAAGCTCCCCGCCAAGGAGCACAGGTCCTGAAGGCCCCGCCCTGCCAGGTGTCCCCATGAAGGCGGCCTGGGGCAGACACCTCCCCTCCCGGGGAGGGGCCCTGGGAGCCGCAGCGAGGGGCCGACGTTCCCGGGAGCTCCAGGCCTGTGCCCAAGCCACAGGGCGGAGGCAGGGGCCCCGGGCGCTGGCTCACCGTGCCCCGGAAGGAACGTGCCGAAGGTGAAGGTCCAGGCCTCGCAAGGGTACAGGTCGGACAGCGTGAGGCCCAGCACACACAGAGCATCCCCCGGCTTGCTGCTCTTCAGGAAGGACAGGATGCCATCTGTGGAGACAGGGCCAGAGGGCACAGTGAGGCGGTAACTGGGCGCCCCCGCCCTCAGGCCATTCCCCTCTTCCCCTGCCTGGCACCACCAGCTCATCCCAGAGTCAGATATGCCAGTGACATCCCGTGAGGAACGGTCAGAGCTCAGAGCAGCCAAGGTGCACGGCGTGAAGGGGGCCAGGGGCCTGGCCTCCTCAGGGACAAGAGAGCGCTCAGGGTCTCTGCTCCCAAAAGTGCTTCACAGGAAGAGCCGCGGCAGCTCTGCGCAGCTGACAGACGGCCCTGGAGACGCTGCCTCTCGCCCCCGGGACCCGTGCCTGTGGTCCTTTCGTGGCAGAAGGGACTTGGCAGATGTGATTAAATGAAAGGTCTCCCAGAGGGAAGGTGATCCTAGATTATCCAGCTGGACCCGCTGTAAGACCAGGGTCCTCCCGGGAGCAGCAGGAAGGTCAGAGAGAGACCTGGAGGGGCTGCAGGGCAACGAAGCTGACCTTGATTTTAATTCAGGGAGACTCTGATCCTCGGAGCTGTTAAGAGAATGCGTGTCATTTAAGGTGTTAAGTTACTGCTGAGTAACTACCCATAGCGGGCGTAGACAGACGAGACGCCAGAGATGGAGCTGGGACTGGTGGGGATGTGGAGGAGCCCAGAGACAATGAGCAGAGCAGTGGCAAGTCTACAGCCAGGAGAGAGTCTCGGAGTGATCAGAGCGAGAGGGCGCGAAAGATCCTTTCCATGAGGTGTGGCTATAAAAAGGGGCAGAGAAGGGGGCAGAGGTGAGTCAAGAAGTAGCAGCAGCTCCTCTCCGGGAGAGGGCGGAGGGCTCGGGCAGGGCCGTGATGTGGAGCTGGGCGTCCACCCGTGGACAGGGGGCTTGGGGCTGCAGGCGAGCAGCCGTGCCAAGGGGGCGTGGAAGTTCCCCTCTGCCTGCATTTCCTCCGCTGGAAAAGCAAGGTCAGAAATAAGAGGAAGGCGGAGACGTGAGGGCCCCAGGCTCACAGTCCCGCGTTACGAGGGGACCGCACAGGCAGGAGGCAGATCTCGACGGCCAGAGCGGGCATGGAGCCAGGGGCTGGGCCTGACAACCTGGGACCCGTGAGCCATGCAACAGGGCACGTGGAGCGCGAAACCCCGGGGGAGGCGTTGCGAGGGAGCTGCTTGAAGCCCCAGCTAAAGAGACGACCCTGCTGTCGGTACTGACGAGGCCTAGCCCGGTGCTGTCCACAGGAACACAGTGTGAGCTGAACGTGTGGCtaagacttgctgctgctgctgctaagtcacttcagtcgtgtccaactctgtgcaaccccagagatggcagcccaccgtccctgggattctccaggcaagaacactggagtgggttgccatttccttctccaatagctaAGACTTACGTTTTACTAATTTTAAAGttgatcagggcttccctggtggtccagtggttaagaatccaccttgcaatacaagggacgccggttcgatccctgatccagcaAGATCCACCATGCTTCAGCacaacaaagcctgtgtgccccaactacgaagcccacacgctgcaagtactgaagcccacacgcccagagcccgtgctccgcacggagagagtagccccactcgacaggactagagaaagcctgcatgtggcagtgaagacccagcgatgccaaaaaaaaataaaatctttaaaaactaaaagatcAAATGGATTTTAGCATATGCATTTTAACCTAACATATCCAAAAATTTAATATATCAAATACTAAAAAGTTAGATTGTTTACGTCGTTTTTCACGCCGAGTCGTCAACGCAGGTGTGCGTCTGTGTGCTCAGCAGCCACGCATGGCCGGCGGCCACTGTCCGGACAGCCCAGGTCCAGGTGTGACCTGAGGCGAGTGGCCGAGGCCTTGGAGGAGAGACCGAGAGGTGTCAGGTCTTGGGGTGGTGCTGACAGTGATGCCTGTTAGAGGTTGAGCTGTGACCCCCAGAACGTGACGCGGAAGTCCTGACGCCCGGTACCTGAAACCTGACCTTATCTGGGCCCTGGGTTTGCAGAcatgatggcttccctggtggctcagaggttaaagcgcctGCCtctaatgagggagacctgggttcgatccctgggtcaggaagatcccctggagaaggaaatggcaacccactccagtattcttgcctggagaatcccattgacggaggagcctggtgggctacagtccatggggtcaccaagagtcggacacgactgagcgacttaactttcaagTTAAGAAGTCGGCGGGGTGGGTCTGATGCAGTTTGCCCGGAGTCATTATTAGACAAGGATAGATACACACAGGCTGTGAGGCAGCTTCAGGCGAGGGACATCGAGGACCGCGGCCACCACCGGGGCTGAccaggagggggcggggggcccTGGAGACATCAGAGGGAGCAGGACCTGCTGACCCGGGCCAGGATTCTGGCCTCCAGGCCGTGAGATGATGCAGTGCTGCTGTTCTAAGCCCCCTGGTGCTGTGCTTTGTCACAGTGTCCCCCGGAAACAAACGCAGCTGCGAAACCATGGAATCTGCCACAGGAGTTCAGCCCCTCACAAGCTCTGCGCCCCACCTGCCCCGAGCCTTCCTGGgtccccttccttccctgcagTCCATGCAGTGTGGGACTCGGGGTGATCTATTCACCAAGCAGAGGGCAGACTTCTGGACCCCTGCATCTCGGCGCTGGGATCTCCAAGGCCCCTGTGGTGGGTGGGCGGATGCTGGGTTCCTCCCAAGTGGGGCAGAAGCAGCCACAGGCGTGAAGATGTCGTGCggagcagggaggggctgggccaAGCCAGTCAGTGCTCAGGCCCCACTCAGaccctggggggcgggggcgggagggcTGTGCCCAGGAAGGGGCTGAAGCTACAGCCGGAACACAGAAAGGAACACACCCCCTTGGGGTGGCACCCGCCCTGAACGCCCTGCAGCGACCGCCGGGGTGGGGgggccccccccgccccccggccccgGCCACTAGAAGACGCCGAACGAGCCGGGCTGTGGGGCCTGACCGGTGCACACATCACACGCACTCACCCGTGTGGAGCTGGAGCCTGTCGGGGTCCTGACCGGGGCGGGACGAGCAGTGGATGGAGGCGGCCGCCACCGAGGGCAGGCATCTGACCTGCAGGCCCAGGAAGAAGGCCTCCGTGCAGCTTCGCAGCTGGTCCAGAAGCACGCTGCCCGCTGGACCCTCGCTCAGACCTGGGGGCAGAGCAGCACCGtcagccctgcccagccccttGTCCCCTCCTCAGAGCCCCCACCCGGGACACCGACCCAGGTGGGAGCCAGGAGACCTGTGAGAAAGCGGCCGCAGGTACCCAGGGGCTGCAGGTTCCCATGGGCTGCAG from Bos javanicus breed banteng chromosome 25, ARS-OSU_banteng_1.0, whole genome shotgun sequence harbors:
- the AMZ1 gene encoding archaemetzincin-1; translation: MLQCRPAEEFSFGPRALKDALLSTDPALRQLYTAAFSPAERLFLAEAYNPQRTLFGTLLIRTAFDWLLSRPEAPEDFQTFHAALPPRKQSLARKHIYLQPIGLSEGPAGSVLLDQLRSCTEAFFLGLQVRCLPSVAAASIHCSSRPGQDPDRLQLHTDGILSFLKSSKPGDALCVLGLTLSDLYPCEAWTFTFGTFLPGHEVGVCSFARFSGEFLPRGPSTPDLVEVEAEAAADGPEVPLQDGGQAMCFSALGMVQCCKVTCHELCHLLGLGNCRWLRCLMQGALRVDEALRRPLDLCPICLRKLQHLLGFRLVDRYKRLYAWTQAAAGTQPSPAAVGEPSVSEDTLPCSADSGLCCESDSEPGSSLSEPLSPDAWSQAFPAGLELDAEDGLGSLAAAEGPGEALAEHGRWLAACIQALERDVSEGELERVDGAVDALAPWDLFTGRLPASRQDLPCGRDGAGLRRVLGDTFSSLRRRLSARRPSRAESPPRRRKTEDD